One Amaranthus tricolor cultivar Red isolate AtriRed21 chromosome 1, ASM2621246v1, whole genome shotgun sequence DNA window includes the following coding sequences:
- the LOC130827062 gene encoding uncharacterized protein LOC130827062, translating to MAKFNEVQKRRRAQIAERKRAIHGDPNSKKLKKQNQPQSISGKRKRKLLKKWRRDQKDAIEKGLVNLDDVDMAPADGPIESKKTLCKFHLKKSAKLKIKLKHKKHKGKGQGDTSDLTIGTATVDTMVE from the exons ATGGCGAAATTTAACGAGGTGCAAAAACGGAGAAGAGCACAAATTGCAGAGCGAAAGAGAGCCATTCATGGAGATCCAAACTCCAAAAAGCTCAAGAAGCAGAATCAACCTCAGTCTATCTCCGGAAAGCGCAAACGCAAGCTTCTAAAAAAATGGCGTCGG GATCAAAAAGACGCCATTGAGAAGGGTCTTGTTAATTTGGATGATGTTGATATGGCTCCTGCTGATG GTCCCATAGAATCCAAGAAAACTCTTTGCAAGTTTCACTTGAAGAAGAGTGCAAAGcttaaaatcaaactaaaacACAAGAAGCACAAAG GTAAAGGTCAAGGTGATACATCTGATCTTACTATTGGAACTGCAACTGTGGACACCATGGTTGAATAA